TTCATATACCTCTTCGTGGTTTTCTCTGTATACATGCTTGTTGGCAGTCCAGATCAATCCGTCACGGAAGAAGACCTCTCTTTTATGGGCAAAGTATATGGAAGGTATTTTGATATTTTCTGTTTTGATATATTCCCAAACATCAAGCTCAGTCCAGTTGGATATCGGGAAAACCCGAACATTCTGACCTTGGTGTATTTTGCCATTGAGCATGTCGAAAAGCTCTGGACGCTGATTTTTTTCATCCCATTGTCCAAAGTCATCTCTAACTGAAAACACCCTTTCTTTGGCCCTTGCTTTTTCTTCGTCCCTTCTGGCACCTCCGATACAGGCATCAAACTTGAATTCCTCAATGGCATCCAATAGTGTGGTAGTCTGTAAAGTATTTCTGCTTGCATACCTGCCCCTTTCTTCTGTGACTTTACCCTGATCGATGGAGTCCTGAACATTTCTCACGATCAATTCCAAGCCCAATTCCGCTACAAGCTGATCCCTGAACTGAATAGTCTCAGGAAAATTATGGCCCGTATCAATATGCAAGAGGGGAAAAGGTATTCTTGCTGGATAAAAAGCCTTTTGTGCAAGTCTGACCAAAGTAATGGAATCTTTACCTCCCGAAAATAACAGCACGGGTTTTTCGAACTGCGCAGCCACCTCCCTAAGGATATGAATCGATTCTGCTTCTTTGGGGTTCGGTATCAATAGGTTTGACATAGCAATTGAATCTTTTTGTTTTTAATTTCTTTTTACTTCATCATACTTCATTCGGTGTTCCATGTTCATTATTCTAATTTTTGAATATCGAATGTCGAATTATGAATAATGATTTCCGAAGTCTTGTGTCTTATGTCTCACGTCTAGCGTCTTACTTAGCATGCAACCCACACTCCTTCTTGGAATCCTCCCACCACCACCGTCCTGCCCGGGCATCTTCACCTGCTGATATGGCTCTCGTACATGGGGCACAGCCGATGCTGATAAATCCTTTGTCATGTAATGGGTTGTAAGGAATCTTGTTTTCTTCTATATATGCCATCATTCGATCGAAAGACCAATCCAGCAAAGGATTGAATTTGATGATATGATTGGCTTCATCCCACTCAATTTTTCTCATCGAGGAACGATTGGCACTTTGTTCTGCGCGAAGACCTGTTACCCAAATGCTATTTCCTGCCAAAGCTCTCTTTAAAGGTTCAACTTTTCGCACATGGCAACAGGATTTTCTATTTTCCACCGAATCGTAAAACCCGTTGATTCCTCTACTTTCCACCAAATTTTCCACAGATTGTCTTTCAGGATATAGGACCTGAATCCTAATTTTATATTTGCTTTCTGTTCTTGCAATCAAATCTAAAGTCTCGGGAAAGAGCCGCCCTGTATCCAAAGAAAAAATATGAACCGGCAGGTCACTTTCTGCAATCAATTGGGTAATCACCTGATCTTCCTGTCCCAATGAGGTAGAGAAGACTACTTTCCCCGGAAAGAGATCAGACAAAAAGCCAAGTGCCTCTACAGGGTCCAGCTTCTCAACTTTTTCACTCAAATCATGCAAATTCGTTTTTAGGCTCATCTTTTTCGATTTTTGTGGCGCCTTCCCAGGCACGTTCGTGAAGATAATAAAGGGCTATTTTGGTGACCACCTCAATGGAACCGATGGACAATGCCATAACCAATTGCCCTGTCACAAAAAATGAAATCACCATGGTATCTAAAGTACCTACTATTCTCCAGGAGATGGATTTGGCAAAACTCTTGACATTGGTATCCTGACCTTTGCTGTTTACAAACCATTTTTTAAGAGGCTGATCTAAAATCATACATTATTTATTAATCCCAAAAGCAAAAGTATATAAAACCTATAAATATTATAGGGTAAATGAGAAAAAAATTTTATTCTTTATCTAAAATATCTGCTAATGACTTGTTTTCCAATACATTAAGCATTTCATCCCGCACCTGTATCATGACTTTGTTTAGGCCGCAATTCACTTCACTTTTACATTCCACACAGGGTTCATAGTAATTAAGACTTACACATGGCAATAAAGCTATAGGCCCATCAAGCAAACGGATAACTTTGGAAAGTGGGACATCTTTAGGTTCTTTGATCAGATAATAGCCTCCTCCTTTGCCTTTTTTGCTTCCCAGAATGCCGGCTTTTTTGAGTTCAAGTAATATATTTTCTAAAAACTTATGGGAAATACCATATTCTTCGGAAATGTCTTGGATCAAAACGGTTTTTTGGTCTCTATGCTTGCCGAGGTAGGTCAGGGCATGAAAAGCGTATTTGGTTTTTTTGGATAGCATAGGTACAAAAATAGGGGAAAAATCGGGACGGCAAAGGGTGGCATTTACCAATTAAGTGAACTGATAAGAAAATTGATGAAGAAAAAATTCACTACCAAGTTAGGTCAACATTTTTTAACGACTGCAAAAGTTGAATCGCAAATTCATTTGATTTTCTCACGTAATCCTTAGACAGGGGATCTGTATCATCCATTTTTTCATGGTAGGCATAACAAACCGCAAAATTTTTCCCCAAATTTGGACTATTTATCCTACTGACCATTTGATTCGAATAGAACTTCGTATTTGGGAGATTAAAAAACGTTTCCCCGCAAAAGACATCCGGATAACTGCTGTGACTTGAAACAGCACTGAAGTAAGCATCAATATCCTTTTTAGACGACATAGTGGGAGGCAAGGTGACATTTACGGGAAAACTATGAAGAAGGAGAAACATTTCTCTCAATGATCCATTTGCCTTCGATTTTAGCGAAATTTCATTAAAAAAGGCATCATTTTTATAATGAAGAAATCTGATTTTCAGTTCAAGCAATTCAATTTCATGACCATTTGAAGATTTTGTCCTCAGCTCCCCAACTTGTATTTCTTTGATCAGTCCAGTTTCTGCTATGGTTAATTTGATGGGTTTGTCAACGTGTTCATAATATACAGATAGTACATTGTTTTCTACTTTGGAAGCTACGGCTTCAAATGACTTGTTGTGAACATTCAGGGTCTCCCATAAAACATCATTGATTAGCTCCTGAAAATATTTATAATGAGTTTTATATGGAATTTCTGATTCATCAAAATTGAATAACCTGATATGTTCATGTATAAAACCAAATCTTCCTGAGTTAAAAAGGTTTACTTTTTTTGTCCTGTCGATGGGTGTGTAAAAATTAAGCAGGCCAAAAGATTGAAAGATTTCCTTTTCAGTTTTTTCCAGGTATTGACCATTGGCATAGGACAAACTACCCAAAGCCGAATTAAGGTTCTGAATGGCGATTTTAAGGATTTTGTCTTCATCAGTTTTGGATACATGTACTTCTTCCAAGTCAATCAGACCTTCCACCAAAACAATTTCAATTAAATCACGCTTGGGTTCATCTGGATTTTCACAAAATGATCGTGTGACATAACCCACATGTCGGATTTCGAGACCACAAATATGTGTCCCTAATTCAGAAAGCAACAATTCACCATTTTGATTTCCGACCCAAATCTTCTTTCCATTTTCCTGGGTCACGGTAAAATAGGGTATGGGTTTTTGATTTTGGTCTTTGACCAATAGCATTTGTCCCAAGACTTCATTATGAAAAAGCAGTATAAAAAATACAAGCTCCAAAAACCTTTTCATTTCAATACGAATTTATAAACTGCCATTTCTTCCTCCTTTTCATCCAAAATCCCATCTGCAATAAACCAATCGCCGGAATTGCCGATAACTCTAAATCTCTCAGGGACCTTTACATCGGCAATAAGGCTATGATTTTCAAATACCTGGATTCTGGAATATCCTTTACCTTTTCCTTCAGGAAAATAGGACCTAAACAGATAGCCACTCTTTTTATCATAATAAATATGGTCATAAAACCCCGCCTTATTTAAATCAATTTCAAAGTTAGCCAAAGCATCATCTATGGAGGAGGTTGCAGGATAATTGGATTTAAAATCCTGACCCGGAAATCCAAACTTACCAATAAGATTACCTTCTGCATCCAATACATGGATCATTGGATCTACTGCAAATGATACCAATATTGAATCTGAAACGGATTCGAGGTAAAAAAAATCAAAATTAGGAATAAATGGATGATCAAGGTAGACCGGGGAACGCTGTCCTAGAACCGTGGAAATTTTCTTCCTGTCCATATTGTATTTCCCTATGGTATGGACACTTTCATAATATTCTTTATGTAAAAACCCATTAAGTTTTGGATGACTCATTTCCACCGGGAAAATCATTTCTTTACTATCCATATCCACCAACACAGATAAATTAGTCCCTCTTGGCCGCCAGCCAATTTCATAAAGTCCAATCATTGAAGCTTTTGGGAAATTTTCCATATCCGAATAGTTATCAGAATAGTCCCACCTGATAGGATAACTGGATTGTCTGGAAAAATCCAAATCAAACAATACCGTCTCATAGCCTCCTACGATCAAATGGCGCTGAGCATCAACAAATGGCAAAAAGCCGTTGATGACATTTTGCCTGTCCGGACCATCACCTTTTCCCAAGAATTCACCAATTTTATTAAATTCCGGATCAAATGTATGAACCTGAGTGTAAAGCTGATCAATATAAAAAAGGGTATTCTTTCCGTAAGCAAAAAATCCTACAAAGGAATTAAAATCCAATTCCAAACTGACTTTTTCTATCAGGATATTTGAGTATTTCTCCTGCCGCTCGGAAATTGTGTGGACATGTTCCGTTTGATTAAGTTTACAACCCCAGCATACACAAATCAGAAATATGATTAAAATTAGTTTATCCATTCGCAAATCAATCAATTAAAAGAAAAATTTCAATGACAGGTTCTCAAAATAAATTCTGACCAGTTGAAAAACAAAAAACCATTGAAGCTTTTTCCAAACTTCAATGGCTTTTCAAGGTTACTAGACTTTTAAACTATTGTGTCCAGCTTGGAAGACCTAAATGTTCTAAATCAACTCCACACTTCTCTTCACAAACTCTGTAAGGTCCTTACCTGTCAGCATGCCTTGAGACAACAAGGCCAGATCAAATGACTGTTTGGCCAATTTCTCCTTTTCGGCTTCATCCTCGGACTTGAGCAGTTTGTCAATTACAGGGTGGTTGCCGTTGATAGCTACTTTATAGTGGTCAGGCATCGCTCCGTAGAAGCTCATGCCGCCTCCCATCTGTGCCATGTCCTTCATCCTGCGCATAAACTCATCCATGGTCACGGTGACAGGCATTTCCTCAGGACTCAAGCCTTCGACTTCTACTGTATAGTCTTTGTTATTGATCGCTTTTTCAAAGATTTCTTTGACCTGGGTAGACTGTTCTTCAGTCAACAAGTTGGCATAAGTGTCTTCTTTTTGGATCAGTTTTTCTGCAACATCAGCATCTACCCGCTTCAATTGGGTCTTTTCCTCTTTGCCTTCCACATGTTGAATAAAGTGACTGTCAATAGGAGAATCCATTACCAAAACATCATAATCCTTTTTGTTGGCCGATTGGATAAATCCATCCTGCTTGTTGACATCGGTAGCATAGAGATAGATGGTCTGCTCATTTTTGTCTGTCTGAATGGCTTTTACCTTTTCCTTGTATTCAGGTAAGGTAAAGTATTCCCCTTTTGTGTTTTTCAGCAGAGCGAAATCCTTGCCTTTTTCGGCGAATTTATCCTCGCTGATCATTCCATATTTCACAAAGAGTCCAATGTCATTCCATTTCTCTTCATAGGCTTTTCTGTCTTTTTTGAAAAGCTCGCCCAATTTGTCAGCCACCTTTTTGGTGATATAGCTGTTGATCTTTTTCACATTGCTATCAGCCTGTAAGAAGCTCCTTGACACATTCAATGGAATATCCGGTGAATCAATCACCCCGTGCAACAACATCAGGAATTCGGGCACAATGTCTTTTACCTCATCGGTAATAAATACCTGACGGCTGAATAGCTTGATCTTGTTTTTCTGGAATTCAAAATCGTTTTTGATTTTTGGAAAATACAAGACTCCGGTCAAATTGAACGGATAATCCACATTCAAATGAATCCAGAACAAGGGATCTTCACTCATTGGATACAATTGCTTGTAAAAAGCCAGGTAATCCTCGTCTTTCAGGTCATTGGGAGACTTCGTCCAGATTGGGGAAGTGGTGTTGATGATATTGTCCACCTCCACAGATTTCCATTTCTTTTCACCTTTATCATCGACTCCATCTTCTACACTTTCGGTTTTTGTACCAAACTTGATTGGAACCGGCAAGAATTTACAGTATTTGTCCAAAATTCCCTGAAGCTTCCATTTATCAAGAAACTCCTCAGAATCGGCATTGATAAATAGTGTGACATCTGTTCCACGCTCTTTTCTTTCCCCGGCACTGATCTCAAATTCGGTACTTCCGTCACAGGTCCATTTGGCAGCTGCAGCGCCTTCTTGGTAAGAAAGGGTATTGATTTCCACTTTGTCCGCAACCATAAAAGCTGAATAGAAACCCAAACCAAATTTACCGATGATTTCATTGGCATCTTTGGCATCTTTGAATTTCTCTACAAACTCGGCTGCACCTGAGAAGGCAATCTGATTGATGTACTTTTTGATTTCTTCTGCTGTCATTCCAAGACCGCGATCGGAAATGGTAATGGTTTTTTTGTCCTTGTCAAAGGCTACTTCAACGGTGATGTCACCAAGTTCTCCGGTGTATTGACCAAGTGTGGCCAGTCTTTTGATTTTTTGGGTGGCATCCACTGCGTTGGAAACCAATTCACGGAGAAAAATCTCATTGTCAGAGTATAAAAACTTCTTGATGATCGGGAAGATATTCTCGGTATGTATCGAGATGGTACCTTTTTCCTGCATAGCTATATAGAATTTTAATTATTATTAAACATTTTGACAATGGATCCTTATCAATGCCTGTTCCAAACCATTAAGAATGTCAATTTGGCAGTACATTAGAGTTAACCATTAATTCAACAAAACTCAATAAGTAATATTAAAAAGGCTCCTTCCATAAAATAAACTTTTCCTATCTTCAACAACTTAAAAAAGTAAATCACAATGAAGGTAGTCGTTATCAGTAGATGTACTCCAAGGGAAAGTGTAGTAGTTAATGAAATCAGAAAAAATTTTGAAGATGTTGTTATCATTCAGATAGGAGCATCATCGGGCGGAAATTCTGCGGGAAACGGAGTTCGGGATGGGGTGAGAGAAAATTCAAGTTCTTGGCTGAACAAAAATGGAAAGAAATTTTATTCGAAAATCCATAAACTATTCCTTATTAAGGAATTGAAAAAATTAAATCTTTATAACCTTCCGGAACAAAGAATTGACTTCCCTCAAAATGACCTAAGAAAAGAAAAGGGTATAGCTTTTTTAAAATCTCTGAAACCGGACATTATCTTTACCTGCGCAGCTCCAATTTTGAAGGAATCCATTTTGACAATACCTAAAATCGCTTGTATCAATGTACATTATGGCATACCTCCTGAGTATAGAGGGAATGACACTTTATTTTGGGCTTTGATGAACAATGATTCCAATTACATCGGTGCTTGTGTCCATTACATCAATAAAGGGGTAGACAGAGGAAATGTTCTTGCCAAAGCCTTCCCCTCCTTAAACCGAAATGAAAGCGAAGTTTCTATTGACCTAAAAACCACTATATTGGTTGCTGAGGCAGCGGTTGAGGTTTTGAAAAAAATCGAAAA
This window of the Aquiflexum balticum DSM 16537 genome carries:
- a CDS encoding formyl transferase, whose translation is MKVVVISRCTPRESVVVNEIRKNFEDVVIIQIGASSGGNSAGNGVRDGVRENSSSWLNKNGKKFYSKIHKLFLIKELKKLNLYNLPEQRIDFPQNDLRKEKGIAFLKSLKPDIIFTCAAPILKESILTIPKIACINVHYGIPPEYRGNDTLFWALMNNDSNYIGACVHYINKGVDRGNVLAKAFPSLNRNESEVSIDLKTTILVAEAAVEVLKKIEKSEKKPIGLTQNELGRNYKQTERTFFLNLKYLVKKTLGKLKTEPRECSINYYLNE
- a CDS encoding DUF2061 domain-containing protein — its product is MILDQPLKKWFVNSKGQDTNVKSFAKSISWRIVGTLDTMVISFFVTGQLVMALSIGSIEVVTKIALYYLHERAWEGATKIEKDEPKNEFA
- the htpG gene encoding molecular chaperone HtpG, with the protein product MQEKGTISIHTENIFPIIKKFLYSDNEIFLRELVSNAVDATQKIKRLATLGQYTGELGDITVEVAFDKDKKTITISDRGLGMTAEEIKKYINQIAFSGAAEFVEKFKDAKDANEIIGKFGLGFYSAFMVADKVEINTLSYQEGAAAAKWTCDGSTEFEISAGERKERGTDVTLFINADSEEFLDKWKLQGILDKYCKFLPVPIKFGTKTESVEDGVDDKGEKKWKSVEVDNIINTTSPIWTKSPNDLKDEDYLAFYKQLYPMSEDPLFWIHLNVDYPFNLTGVLYFPKIKNDFEFQKNKIKLFSRQVFITDEVKDIVPEFLMLLHGVIDSPDIPLNVSRSFLQADSNVKKINSYITKKVADKLGELFKKDRKAYEEKWNDIGLFVKYGMISEDKFAEKGKDFALLKNTKGEYFTLPEYKEKVKAIQTDKNEQTIYLYATDVNKQDGFIQSANKKDYDVLVMDSPIDSHFIQHVEGKEEKTQLKRVDADVAEKLIQKEDTYANLLTEEQSTQVKEIFEKAINNKDYTVEVEGLSPEEMPVTVTMDEFMRRMKDMAQMGGGMSFYGAMPDHYKVAINGNHPVIDKLLKSEDEAEKEKLAKQSFDLALLSQGMLTGKDLTEFVKRSVELI
- a CDS encoding RrF2 family transcriptional regulator, with protein sequence MLSKKTKYAFHALTYLGKHRDQKTVLIQDISEEYGISHKFLENILLELKKAGILGSKKGKGGGYYLIKEPKDVPLSKVIRLLDGPIALLPCVSLNYYEPCVECKSEVNCGLNKVMIQVRDEMLNVLENKSLADILDKE
- a CDS encoding phosphoadenylyl-sulfate reductase — encoded protein: MSLKTNLHDLSEKVEKLDPVEALGFLSDLFPGKVVFSTSLGQEDQVITQLIAESDLPVHIFSLDTGRLFPETLDLIARTESKYKIRIQVLYPERQSVENLVESRGINGFYDSVENRKSCCHVRKVEPLKRALAGNSIWVTGLRAEQSANRSSMRKIEWDEANHIIKFNPLLDWSFDRMMAYIEENKIPYNPLHDKGFISIGCAPCTRAISAGEDARAGRWWWEDSKKECGLHAK
- the cysD gene encoding sulfate adenylyltransferase subunit CysD; translation: MSNLLIPNPKEAESIHILREVAAQFEKPVLLFSGGKDSITLVRLAQKAFYPARIPFPLLHIDTGHNFPETIQFRDQLVAELGLELIVRNVQDSIDQGKVTEERGRYASRNTLQTTTLLDAIEEFKFDACIGGARRDEEKARAKERVFSVRDDFGQWDEKNQRPELFDMLNGKIHQGQNVRVFPISNWTELDVWEYIKTENIKIPSIYFAHKREVFFRDGLIWTANKHVYRENHEEVYEKMVRFRTVGDMTCTAAVLSEAETLDAVVAEIRDSTISERGARIDDKRSEAAMEKRKKVGYF